A portion of the Calliphora vicina chromosome 5, idCalVici1.1, whole genome shotgun sequence genome contains these proteins:
- the Lsm11 gene encoding U7 snRNA-associated Sm-like protein LSm11 encodes MEQLTKENEDKPTTSKSNLPTSETQKVEGKVEKPHSNNAELDITSESFNPLKALYAPEYRVTEKQPKIIYQNMAAFETALKKVGILGLNKKPKNPQASGSKDGKHKNPFLVEEEKTQRRFQDHQLAIRTEAKVKNKHQRNLLMQMAQSEGPLKQLQQFAKEGNTIRVLVRREHGIKGYVEGVLKMFDRHWNLLLVDVLECLEQRKYKYVDDKLVTHQVPQDCSHILQQLGITLPQQSVKSLGRKRVEIKRHLPQLLLRGEHVVLVSAKLCK; translated from the coding sequence ATGGAGCAACTAACTAAAGAAAATGAAGACAAACCCACAACATCTAAAAGTAATCTTCCAACGAGTGAAACGCAAAAGGTGGAAGGCAAAGTAGAAAAGCCTCATAGCAATAATGCGGAATTGGACATTACAAGTGAAAGCTTTAATCCCTTAAAAGCTTTGTATGCTCCAGAATATCGGGTGACAGAGAAACAACCCaaaataatttatcaaaatatggcTGCTTTCGAAACAGCCCTAAAAAAGGTAGGAATATtaggtttaaataaaaaacccaaaaaccctCAGGCTTCCGGAAGCAAAGATGGTAAACACAAAAACCCCTTTTTAGTGGAAGAGGAAAAAACACAGAGAAGATTTCAAGATCATCAGTTGGCCATAAGAACAGAGGCGAAAGTTAAAAACAAACATCAAAGGAATCTGTTAATGCAAATGGCGCAATCGGAAGGTCCACTCaaacaattacaacaatttGCTAAAGAAGGCAATACCATAAGAGTACTCGTAAGAAGAGAACATGGGATTAAGGGCTATGTGGAGGGtgtgttaaaaatgtttgatcGCCATTGGAATCTTTTGCTGGTGGATGTGTTAGAATGCTTGGAACAgcgtaaatataaatatgtcgATGATAAATTAGTTACTCATCAAGTGCCACAGGATTGCTCACATATCTTGCAACAATTAGGAATTACACTGCCACAACAGAGCGTTAAAAGTTTGGGTAGAAAACGGGTGGAGATTAAACGACATTTGCCACAGCTTCTTTTGCGTGGGGAGCATGTTGTTTTAGTTTCAGctaaattatgtaaataa